In Jannaschia sp. W003, the genomic stretch GGCGAAGAGCGAGAACAGGAACTCGCCGGTTGCGTCGGGGCTAAGGCCGATCCCCGCGAAGGCCATGATCCCGATCACCGTGGCCCCGAGCAGCGGGACCTGCGTCCGGCTGGCCACCTCGGTGGCCGCCTCGCGCGAGGTCTTGCCGCCGCGCATGGCGATCTGCATGCCCTCCGCGACCACGATGGCGTTGTCGACCAGCATCCCCATGGCGATGATCAGCGCGCCGAGCGAAATGCGCTCCATCTCGATCGATGCCAGCGCCATGAAGAAGAGCGTGCCGACCACCGTGAGCAGCAGCGTCGCGCCGACGACCACCGCGGCCCGCCAGCCCATGAAGATCGCCAGCACCGCGATCACGATCCCCACCGACATGGCGAGGTTCACGAGGAACGCGTTCGACGCCTCCTCGACCACCGCGTGCTGGCGGTAGATCGACTGCACGGAGACGCCCAGCGGCAGGTCGGCGCGCAGCACGTCGAGCCGCGCGTCGACGCGCTGGCCTACCGCGACGATGTTCTCGGTGGCGATGCCGGCCACGCCCAGGGTGAACGCCGGAACACCGTCATGGCGCACGACGAGGTCCGGGTCGGCGTCGGGGCCGCGGAAGATGCGCGCGAAGTCCGAGAGGTTGACGATCTGTCCGGCCACGCCGACCGACAGGGCGGCGATCTCGCTGACGCTGTCCGATCCCTCGGGCCGCTGTACCAGGGTGCGCCCGCCACCATCCCGCAGCGCGCCGCCGTCGACGATCTCGTTGGCGCTGGCGACCGCACCGACCATGGCCGCCGGGGGAATCCCCAGCGTCGTGGTCAGGGCCGGATCGGGCTCCACGTAGATCACCTCGTCCGGCACGCCGGCCAGCGCCACGTCGGCGACGCCCTCCACCGCCAAGAGCTCGCGCCGCAGGAAGGTGGAGAGGTCGTTCACCTCGGCGTCCTCGAAGCCCGGCGCGGTGACCGCGTAGTAGAGGCCGTAGACGTCGCCGAAGCCGTCGTTCACGAAGGGCGGTGCGGCGCCCGCGGGCAGCGGCGCCTCGGCCACGCGGTTGCGCAGCTCGGTCCAGATGCGCGGCAGCTCGGAGCCGTCGTAGGTGTCCTTCACGTTGACGGTGATCCAGGACAGGCCGGGCTGGTTCATGGACTGGATGTCCTTCACCTCGCCGATCTTCTGGATCTGCGACTCCAGCGGCTCGGACACCTCGAGAGCCACCTCGGCGGCCGACGCGCCGGGGTACTGCGTGACCACCACGGCGGTCTTGATGGTGAAGGCCGGGTCCTCGAGGCGGCCCAGGGTGGCGAAGCCCCAGATGCCGCCCAGGAGGCAGATCAGCATGACGATCCAGGTGTAGACCGGGCGGTCGATCGAGAAGCGCGCGATGTCCATGATGCAGCCTATTCTCCGAACCCGGTGAAGCGGCGCACCGCCGCGCCGTCATCCAGTCGGCCCGCGCCCACCGCGACGACCTCCTGTCCCGGCTCCAGCCCGTCCGTCACCTCGACGGTGCCGCGGTCGGTGGCGGCGATCGTCACGGGGACGGCGCGGACCGTGCCCGTCTCGGCGCCCGCGGGCTCGAAGACCATCGCGCGGGTGCTGCGGTCGTTCGCGATCACGATGGCCGAAGCGGGCAGCTCGATGCGCGCGCCGCCCGTGCGCAGCTCCGCGCTCACCTCGGCGGAGGCGCCCGGCAGGACCACGAGGCCCTCCGGCGGCGCCATGCCGAGGGTCAGGCGATAGGTCTGGCCGACCGCGGCGGTCTCGGCGTTGAACTCGCGGATCTCCAGCGGAAAGCTCCGGTCGCTGGCGGGGAAGCGGGCGGTGAGGCCGATGTCCGCCGCCTGTCCGGCGCGCTGGAACAGGGTCTCGGGCACGTCGATCTCGATCCTGAGGTCGGACATGTCGTGCAGGCGCACCACCGGGGTGCCCGCCGCCACGGTCGAGAAGTTCGGCACCAGCCGCGCCGCGACGAGGCCGTCGAAGGGCGCGTGCAGCTCGGCGTTGCCCAGCGAGCGCTCGGCGTCGCGGCGGGCGATCTCCGCCAGGGTGGCCTCCGTGGCCGCGTCCTCGAGGTTGGTCTCCGCCACCGCGGAGCCGACGAGCTTGCGGTAGCGCTCCTCGGTGCGCCGCGCCTGCTCGGCGCGCGCCTCGGCCTCATCCAATGCGAGCCGGAACGGCGCGAGGTCCATGCGCGCAACCAAGGCGCCCTCGGGCACCGGCGCGCCTTCCTCGACCGGCAGCTCCACGATCTGCCCGCCGACCTGGAAGGCGAGGTCGACGGTCTCGCGCGCCACGACCTTGCCGAAGAACACCCGCCGGATCGCGCCGTCACCGGCAGTGACGGGGGCGAGCTTCACGACGGGGGCGTCGGCGACGGCGGGGCCGCCGAACAGGGCGAGCGCAAGCAGGGCGCCGCCGAAGGCGGCGGCGATCCGGGGTGATGCCCCGCGGGGCGACGGTATGGGGTGGTTCACTCGGTGTTCCTCGGTTCCACGGCGGGGTCGCCGGCGGCGGCGACGCATAGCTGTCGCAGGGTGGCCAGTTGCGTGAGCAGGTGCTCGCGGTCGCACGCGTGGCGGGCCGCGGCCTTGGATGCGCGCTGCATGCAGTCGGCGAGGTCGGGGACCGCGATCCCCGCCGCCCGGATGGACGGCGCGTGGGGCTGCAGAAGCTCGGCGATCACGGCGCGGAACCGCTCGCCCGCGGCGTCGATCTCTTCGCGGGCGCTCGCATGGGCGCCGTCCACGAAGTCCTCGGCGTTCGGCATCGCCGCGACCATGTCGAAGCCCGAGACGACCGCGCGGTCGAACACGAGGTCGAGCCGATCGGCGAGCGTGGCGCAGTCCGCAAGGCCCGCGGCGATCTCCTCCAGCGCGGTCTCGGAATAGCTGCGGATCAGGGCGCGCAGGATGTCGTCCTTGTTGCGGAAGGTGTTGTAGAAGGTCTGGCGCGACACGCCGGCCTCCTCGCACAGGTCGCCCATGCTCGTGCGCTTCACCCCGTAGCGCGAGAACACCCGCAGGGCGGCGTCGAGCAGCTTGCGTTCGGTGTCGTTCACTTCGGGACCTCACTGCGGTTCGCCTCGACCGGATTTTGACGATCAGACGAAGAATGTAAACCTGTTTGACGTGCGTCGGTCGCGGCGTCACGCTGGCCGGTGCGTCCCCGTCACCCTCCGCGCGAGCGCGTTGATGCGGGCCGAGCCGATCCGCTCCCCGGACATCGCGCCGACCTGTCCGAGGAACACGGCCACCGCAGCGCGGCCGATCTCCTCCGCGGAGGTCGCCAGACCGAAGGGGCGCATCGCGGGGGCAAGCAGGGCCGCCCAGCCATACAGCGGCACCCGGTGGCGCAGCCCGCGCCGCACCGCGATGGCGCCGGGCCGGAACGCGACGGCGCAAGCGAAGCCCATCCCGAGGATCGCGTTCTCGGCCCGCCCCTTCGTCCGCGCCGCGATGTCGCGCGCGCGCTCCGTCCCGTCGGCGCCCGCTGCGGAGACGAACACGAAGCGGCAGTCGGGGCTGCGCGCGTGCAGGGCCCTCGCGGCGGCGACGGCGTGGTCGTGGGTGATGCGGGCGTAGGCCTCAGCGCTGGCTCCGCGCTGGGGCACGCCCACGGCCCAGAGGCAGCCGTCGACATCCTCGAACTCGGACATCAGCGGCGCGAGGTCGCCGAGATCCGGGTGGACCACCTCGTGCAGCTTCGGGTGCCGCCGGCCGGAGGGGCGGCGCACGACGCAGACGACCTCGCCGATGCCGGGGTGGTCCAAGCACTCCAGCAGGACCCCGGCCCCGACCGTGCCGGTCGCGCCGAACAGCAGGACGCGGAGGGTCACCCTCCGCGCCCCGCGGCGCCGCTCAGGGAATCCGCCAGTTGCGCCCGATACGTCTCCAGGCGGGCATTGGCATTCGTGTCGACCAGCATCGCCACCACGACGGCGGCGATGGCGGTGACAAGGCTCGCGCGCCAGTTGGGGCCGCTCAGCAGCGGGATCAGCAGGGCGCAGACGGCGACGACGACGGGGAACACCCGGAACACGGCGACGCGGTAGCTGTTCAGCGCCCTGTGGGCCAACGCGATCTCGGCAGCGATGGCGCTCGCGGCGTCGGCGGCGTGGGCCGCCGGGAAGCCGGCGAGGCGGGCCCTCCCGGACAGCACCAGCCCCACCCCGAGCACGAGGAGCAGCGCGCCCGCCACGATCATCGGGACTACGTAGGCGCGCGCCATCTCCGTGCGGCCCACCTGCCAGAACCCGAAGGCGGCGAGCAGGAACGCCGCGCCCGCGAGCGCGAAGACGGCCGACGACAGCATCTCCGCCCGTGCCCAGTCGGCGGCGGTCCGCACGACGTCGAGGCGCGCCTCATCCATGACGCCGCTCTCCCGGAGCCGCTTCGGCGGCCAGCAACCACCGGAATCCGGTCTCGCGTTCCGAGACCTCCCACAGCCGGCGCATCTCGGCCGGGTCGTGGGCATGCGGCTCCAGCGTGCCGCGGCCCACGGGACCGGTCCACTCCATGCGTCCGGTGGGGCCGTAGAGGGCGCGCGGCTCCAGCCCGTCCTCGGTGGCGCACATGACTTCCGGGTAGGCGCCCCGCTCGGCGGACTGCACGAGAGGGGACATCGCCATGAGGCGGAACAGGATGCGGGTGCCCAGGCCGCCGCTGGTCTCGATCAGCGAGGTGCGCGACGAGCCGGGGTGGCAGACGAGCACCTCAACGCGCTTGCCGGCGGCGCGCACGCGCTCCTGCAATTCGTAGGCGAACATCATCTGCGCCAGCTTGCTCTGGCTGTAGGCGGGGTTGGCCGCGTAGTCCCGGTCCCAGTTCAGGTCCTCGAACCGGATGCGGCGCAGGCCCATCTTGTAGCCGAGGCTGGCGACCATGACGATCCGGCCCCCGGAGGCGTCGATCCGGTCGAACAGCATCCCGCAGAGGCGGAAGTGGCCGAAGTGGTTGGTGCCGAGCTGGCTCTCGAAGCCGTCCTCGGTGAGGCGCCGCTCGGGCACCTGGGCGATGGCCGCGTTGCAGATCAGCGCGTCGATGCGGGGCGTGGACCGCAGAACCTCCTCCGCCGCCGTGCGCACGGAGGCCTGCGACGCAAGGTCCATGCGAATAGGGCGCACTGGGGCGCCCGCGCCGAACTCCGCGCGGAGCTTCGCGACGGCCGCCGCCGACTTCTCGGCGCTGCGGTTCAGCATCACCACCTCGGCGCCCTTGCGAACGAGGATGCGCGCGGCCTCGAAGCCCGCGCCGGCGTTGGCGCCGGTCACGAGGAACGTCTTGCCGGAAAGGTCGCCGAGACGCTCGGGCGTCCAGCCGGCGGGGCCGAAGGAGGTGGTCATCGCGGGTATCCCGTGGTTGGGGCGGCGGCCCTTCGGGGGCGGCCGCGCTTGCTATCGTAAACCGTGGGGTTTACCTATGCGGAGCCGGATTGGGTGTAAACCCCCCTGTTTACATTTCTGCGGAGAGGCGCGATGAAGCTGACGGACCGGAAGCGCAAGGACATTCTCGACGCGGCCATCGTCGAGTTCCGCGAGCAGGGCTTCCCGGCCGCCCGCGTGAACCGCATCGCCGATCTGGCCGAGGTCTCGAAGCGCACGCTCTACAAGCACTTCGAGAGCAAGGAGGTGCTGTTCGCCGCCATCACCGACATCCTGCTCGACGAGATCGCCGCCGCGCCGAAGGTGGAGCTGCGCCGCGATGCACCCGTGCGCGCGCAGCTGGTCGAGGCCGTGCGGGGCTACGTGGCGCACCTCACGCGCGAGGGGAACATGGCGCTGAACCGCCTCGTGATGTCGGAGCTCCTGCGCGACCAGGGCCTCGCCCGCGCCTTCTCGGAGCGGGCGGCGGCGCAGGACGGCCCCGTCACCGGCCTCGTGGCCGACGCGATGGAGGCGGGCCTCCTGCGGCGCGCCGATCCGGCCTTCGCCGCGGGGCAGCTTCTGGCGATGGCCAAGCACTTCCTCGTCTGGCCCGACTTCTTGCTGGGCATGTCGTCGGGTCCGGAGGCCGGCGCGCTGGTCGAAGAATGCGTGGACACGTTCCTCGCCCGCTACGGCCCGGAAAGCTGAGGGCCGGGCGCGGGGCCCGGCCCCGAGCGTCAGGCCTCGACAACGACCTTGCCGAGCGCCCGGCCGCTTCCGAGCCGCGCATGGGCCTCGCCCACCTGCGCCATGGTGAAGCGCTCGGCGTCCAGCAAAGGGGCGACCGCGCCCGCGTCGACTAGCCGTGCGAGGTCCGCGAGGATCCGCCCGTGCGTCTCGCGGCCGACGTCGTGCAGCATCGGCAGGAGCATGAACACGACGTGCAGAGACAGGCCCCGGAAGTGCGCGGGCGTGAGGTCCAGCTCCAAGAGCGCGACGGTCGTGACCACGTGGGCGTTCAGCGCCGCGGCCTCGAAGGAGCCGGTGAGGTTCGCGCCGCCCACGGTGTCGAACACCACGTCGAAGCCGCGCCCGCCGGTGTGGGCCGCCGCGATGTCCTCGGGCGTCTCCGCGCGGAAGTCGGCGAAGGCGGCGCCGTAGCCCTCGACCGCGGCGCGCTGG encodes the following:
- a CDS encoding efflux RND transporter periplasmic adaptor subunit; the encoded protein is MNHPIPSPRGASPRIAAAFGGALLALALFGGPAVADAPVVKLAPVTAGDGAIRRVFFGKVVARETVDLAFQVGGQIVELPVEEGAPVPEGALVARMDLAPFRLALDEAEARAEQARRTEERYRKLVGSAVAETNLEDAATEATLAEIARRDAERSLGNAELHAPFDGLVAARLVPNFSTVAAGTPVVRLHDMSDLRIEIDVPETLFQRAGQAADIGLTARFPASDRSFPLEIREFNAETAAVGQTYRLTLGMAPPEGLVVLPGASAEVSAELRTGGARIELPASAIVIANDRSTRAMVFEPAGAETGTVRAVPVTIAATDRGTVEVTDGLEPGQEVVAVGAGRLDDGAAVRRFTGFGE
- a CDS encoding TetR/AcrR family transcriptional regulator encodes the protein MNDTERKLLDAALRVFSRYGVKRTSMGDLCEEAGVSRQTFYNTFRNKDDILRALIRSYSETALEEIAAGLADCATLADRLDLVFDRAVVSGFDMVAAMPNAEDFVDGAHASAREEIDAAGERFRAVIAELLQPHAPSIRAAGIAVPDLADCMQRASKAAARHACDREHLLTQLATLRQLCVAAAGDPAVEPRNTE
- a CDS encoding NAD(P)H-binding protein codes for the protein MTLRVLLFGATGTVGAGVLLECLDHPGIGEVVCVVRRPSGRRHPKLHEVVHPDLGDLAPLMSEFEDVDGCLWAVGVPQRGASAEAYARITHDHAVAAARALHARSPDCRFVFVSAAGADGTERARDIAARTKGRAENAILGMGFACAVAFRPGAIAVRRGLRHRVPLYGWAALLAPAMRPFGLATSAEEIGRAAVAVFLGQVGAMSGERIGSARINALARRVTGTHRPA
- a CDS encoding SDR family oxidoreductase gives rise to the protein MTTSFGPAGWTPERLGDLSGKTFLVTGANAGAGFEAARILVRKGAEVVMLNRSAEKSAAAVAKLRAEFGAGAPVRPIRMDLASQASVRTAAEEVLRSTPRIDALICNAAIAQVPERRLTEDGFESQLGTNHFGHFRLCGMLFDRIDASGGRIVMVASLGYKMGLRRIRFEDLNWDRDYAANPAYSQSKLAQMMFAYELQERVRAAGKRVEVLVCHPGSSRTSLIETSGGLGTRILFRLMAMSPLVQSAERGAYPEVMCATEDGLEPRALYGPTGRMEWTGPVGRGTLEPHAHDPAEMRRLWEVSERETGFRWLLAAEAAPGERRHG
- a CDS encoding TetR/AcrR family transcriptional regulator — translated: MKLTDRKRKDILDAAIVEFREQGFPAARVNRIADLAEVSKRTLYKHFESKEVLFAAITDILLDEIAAAPKVELRRDAPVRAQLVEAVRGYVAHLTREGNMALNRLVMSELLRDQGLARAFSERAAAQDGPVTGLVADAMEAGLLRRADPAFAAGQLLAMAKHFLVWPDFLLGMSSGPEAGALVEECVDTFLARYGPES